One window from the genome of Asterias amurensis chromosome 12, ASM3211899v1 encodes:
- the LOC139944763 gene encoding mannose-binding protein A-like encodes MALRHFLVVEILLIYFMNGCSNATNEVCKTSVGASTQDWIKWGDNFYKVIMEKMPWLEARDACAEMGGVMVTPKSENEGRFLAAITSLSEYFWINCNDLLVEGTWECDGKTDIPYQAWLRVEPNDYGISGEDCGVAYPGGISWADIPCSNYVHAVCKKPVAVLHL; translated from the exons ATGGCTTTGAGACATTTTCTTGTGGTCGAGATTTTACTCATCTACTTTATGAATGGATGCAGCAATGCTACCAATGAGGTATGCAAGACCTCCGTTGGAGCATCCACTCAAGATTGGATCAAATGGGGAGACAACTTCTACAAAGTCATCATGGAGAAAATGCCGTGGCTAGAGGCAAGGGATGCCTGTGCTGAGATGGGTGGAGTTATGGTCACCCCAAAATCTGAGAATGAGGGTCGATTCCTCGCCGCCATCACATCCCTCTCAGAATATTTCTGGATCAACTGTAATGACCTACTGGTAGAAG GTACTTGGGAGTGTGATGGGAAAACAGATATTCCCTACCAGGCTTGGCTTCGTGTTGAGCCAAATGATTATGGCATATCAGGGGAAGATTGTGGCGTAGCCTACCCAGGAGGCATCAGTTGGGCTGATATCCCATGTTCCAATTATGTACATGCAGTGTGCAAGAAGCCTGTAGCAGTACTTCACTTGTAA